AAGGCCTTCGAGGCCGCCGCCTACGATGCGGGGGCCCGGCCCGCCGCGACCACCGACACGACCCCGTCGGGGGACCTGTCGTCCGACTCCGATTCCGACGCCGACACCGCCGGCGGGGCCTCCGGGCCCCGCGGCACCACGACCGAAGGGTGAGTGACCACACCATGACCGACACCACGTCCGGGACGACCCCCGGAACCACGACAGCGTCCGACGCCGCCACCGCGGCTGAGACGGCTGCGGACGACGCCCCCGTGACCGCCGACGCCGCCACCACGGCCGACCCGTCCGCCCCGGCGAACCCCTCCGCGCCGCAGATGGACCCGAACCCGCTGTCCGACGTGCCGCGCCCGCCGCGCGAGCCCACGGAGGAGGAGCTGCTCCTCATCGGCAGGATCGAGGAGTGCCTCGGCGAGGTCATCGACCCGGAGCTCGGCATCAACGTCGTCGACCTCGGCCTCGTCTACGACATCTGGGTGGAGGACGAGACCGTGGCCGTCGTCAACATGACGCTGACCTCCCCGGCCTGCCCCCTCACCGAGATGCTCGAGGACCAGGTGGACTACGAGATCAGCTCCGTCCTCGAGAACGAGATCACCGAGGTCCGGCTGAACTGGGTCTGGAGCCCCGCGTGGGGCCCGCACATGATCAACGAGGCCGGTCGCGAACAGCTCCGCTTCCTCGGCTTCTCCGTGTGACCCCGGTGGCCTGACACCGTCACCGTCCGCCGGACCGGGCCCCTCCGTCCGACCCCGTCACCGTCCGCCGGACACGGCGTCCCGACCCCGGCGTCCCCGCCCGCTCCCGGCGGGGGCGCCGGGGTCCACGCCGTCACGCAGCAGGGAGCCGACGACGCTCCAGGGCCGACGCCACACCGGGCGGAGGAACGGGTGGCCGAGGCCAGTCGCCCGACGCAGCGCCCACATCGCCCCCGCGACAGCCACGCCGTCGTGCCCCGTGAGGTAGGCCCACTGCCGGCGGGCGGACAGCCGGAAGAACGCCGCGAAGAAGTCGGCCGTGACGTCGCCGTCGGCGCGCGTGAGCAGCTCGCCGCCGAGCCGGCGCAGCCACCACGCGAGCGCCGCCGACAGGCGGAGACGGCGGGGGAGTCGACCGCGTGGCACGGCGTCGAGAACCGTGTCCGCCGCGGCGAACCCCGCCGCGAGCGAGTACCCGGTCGCCGGGTGGACCATCCCTCCCGCGGCCCCGAGGGCCCAGACCCCGTCCCGGGTCCGGTACCAGGGACGACGCCGTGTCCCCATGGGGATGTCGACGACCTCCCAGCGTCGGGCCGCGGGCTCCGGGCCGGTGGACGCCAGGTCGAGGCGGGCGCGGAGCCGGCGGCGCAGGACCGGGACGAGCTCCCGCGCCGACGCCCGGGTGGCGAGCACCGTCTCCTCGAACAGCACGGTCCGGCCCCCGTCGAGCGGTTGGACGTAGAGGAAGCTCGGAACGTCCCCACCGGTCACGCCCGGCGCCGGGGTCCAGTCCATGAAGACCGGGCCGTCGTGGCCCAGCTCCCGGGCCTCGGCCGCGCTGACGTGCACGCCGACCGCCACCTGCCGGACACCGCCGGTGACGTCCGGGGCGCCGGTGCAGTCGATGACGGCGTCGACCCCCAGGGCCGCCGGCGTGGCCGCGGTCCCCGTCGGGGCGTCGCGGTGGAGGACGGCCCCCGGGCCCGGGGCGAGGCGGGCCCGCAGGCTGGCTGCGTCGACCATGGCGTACCGGTGCGGAAGGCGGATCGACCCGTCCGGCGTGCGGACGCGCGGGTGGGCCGGGGCGGTCGCGGTGGGAGGTGCGGCCTCCTGCCCGCGGCCGGGCCGGGCGGGCCGTTCGTCGAGGCGGGTGGGGCGCTCGTCGAGGCGGGTGGGGCGCTCATCGGGCCACACGGGGTCCCCGTCGAGCCAGGCCGGGCATTCGTCAACGAGGACGCCGTAGGTCGCGGGCCAGCGGGGGAGCGTGCCGCCCGGGGACTCCGCGGACACCGGGGACTCCGCGGACACCGGGGGCTGCGGGGACTGCGGGGAGGCGTCCACCTGCCGCGGGAGCCGCGGGTCGTGGAGGTGGACCGTCCACCCGCGCTCGCGGGCCCGGCGGGCGACCGCGGCCCCCGCCGGGCCGGCACCGAGGACCGCGACCGAGAACGGTCGGGACACCGTCGACGGGGCCTCGACAGTGCCCGCAGACGTCCTCAACCTCCCCCGTCCGGTACCCCTCCATGCACGCTGCAGCGTGCAAAAACAAACTCTGCAGCCCCGGCTCCAAAAATTTTTTGTCACCACTGTCCACCTCTTCTCGCCGTGCTCGCACCGTCAAACCCGGCGGAACCGCCCGACCGCTGTCCTGGGACGACCGCGGGGACCGCCGAACACGTGTACGCTCTTCTCCCTCACACCCGGCTGCTCCGGAGGCAGTCAGACCCACTTCCGTTTGCGATTCCGGTGCTAACTTTCGCGGGCCAACACGATAGACTACGTGCAGCCCCGTAGCGACGACCGCTTCTCACACAGCGGTACGACGGGGCACGCCGGTGTCACGCCGGCTCCGCCGGGGCGACAAGGGGGTCGTCCGGGGAGGAAGGGGGTGGCACTGGCGTCCGAGGTGGACAC
The sequence above is drawn from the Corynebacterium bovis DSM 20582 = CIP 54.80 genome and encodes:
- a CDS encoding metal-sulfur cluster assembly factor — encoded protein: MDPNPLSDVPRPPREPTEEELLLIGRIEECLGEVIDPELGINVVDLGLVYDIWVEDETVAVVNMTLTSPACPLTEMLEDQVDYEISSVLENEITEVRLNWVWSPAWGPHMINEAGREQLRFLGFSV
- a CDS encoding lycopene cyclase family protein; this encodes MSRPFSVAVLGAGPAGAAVARRARERGWTVHLHDPRLPRQVDASPQSPQPPVSAESPVSAESPGGTLPRWPATYGVLVDECPAWLDGDPVWPDERPTRLDERPTRLDERPARPGRGQEAAPPTATAPAHPRVRTPDGSIRLPHRYAMVDAASLRARLAPGPGAVLHRDAPTGTAATPAALGVDAVIDCTGAPDVTGGVRQVAVGVHVSAAEARELGHDGPVFMDWTPAPGVTGGDVPSFLYVQPLDGGRTVLFEETVLATRASARELVPVLRRRLRARLDLASTGPEPAARRWEVVDIPMGTRRRPWYRTRDGVWALGAAGGMVHPATGYSLAAGFAAADTVLDAVPRGRLPRRLRLSAALAWWLRRLGGELLTRADGDVTADFFAAFFRLSARRQWAYLTGHDGVAVAGAMWALRRATGLGHPFLRPVWRRPWSVVGSLLRDGVDPGAPAGSGRGRRGRDAVSGGR